A section of the Stenotrophomonas acidaminiphila genome encodes:
- a CDS encoding RND transporter, with amino-acid sequence MVRAALAAALSGLLLAGCVSVGPDYHAPAQPPVVLRGAAAPVYSAQSPVAGWWAQFDDPVLAQLMHAALSDNLDLTLALARVQQARAVFVERRLDQAPHVTAAASQERHRQPDPAQGGARVSGEQYQLGFDAGWELDLFGRQRRAAEAARADLDAEWANLVDAQVLVAAEVARNYFELRGTQKRIAVAEQTLVNLRDTQALTETRWTLGAGSELDVQSSRARLKAIEADIPLLELAQTQSRHRLAVLLGQRPGTLDTLLQPRPVQAFARPLPLGDTTVLLQRRADVRAAERRLAAATARVGVATADLFPRLSLTGFVGFLGGDAGGLVNGANKAWSLVPSLRWSAFDVGSVRARLRASRAQADGAAAEYEKTVLLALEDAENALARYARQQARLLIVAEQAQAARRAQALAQVRYREGSADFLALLDAQRSQLAADDALADAEAGVNVSVVAVYKALGGWGQVSATAPSVAVVETH; translated from the coding sequence ATGGTGAGGGCGGCACTGGCCGCGGCGTTGTCCGGCCTGCTGCTGGCCGGCTGCGTCAGTGTCGGCCCGGATTACCACGCCCCGGCGCAGCCGCCGGTGGTGCTGCGCGGCGCCGCCGCACCGGTGTACAGCGCGCAGTCGCCGGTGGCGGGCTGGTGGGCGCAGTTCGATGATCCGGTGCTCGCGCAGCTGATGCATGCGGCGTTGTCCGACAACCTCGACCTCACGCTGGCACTGGCGCGCGTGCAGCAGGCGCGGGCGGTGTTCGTCGAGCGCCGGCTCGACCAGGCGCCGCACGTCACCGCGGCCGCCAGCCAGGAACGCCATCGGCAACCGGATCCGGCGCAGGGCGGTGCACGCGTGTCCGGCGAGCAGTACCAGCTTGGTTTCGATGCCGGCTGGGAGCTGGACCTGTTCGGACGCCAGCGCCGCGCCGCCGAAGCGGCGCGGGCCGACCTGGACGCCGAATGGGCCAACCTGGTCGATGCACAGGTGCTGGTGGCCGCCGAGGTCGCGCGCAATTACTTCGAGCTGCGCGGTACGCAGAAGCGCATCGCGGTGGCCGAACAGACCCTGGTCAACCTGCGCGACACCCAGGCGCTGACCGAGACCCGCTGGACCCTGGGCGCGGGCAGCGAACTCGACGTGCAGAGCAGCCGTGCGCGGCTGAAGGCGATCGAGGCCGACATCCCGCTGCTGGAACTGGCGCAGACCCAGTCACGGCACCGGCTGGCGGTGCTGCTGGGGCAGCGCCCCGGCACCCTGGATACGCTGTTGCAGCCGCGCCCGGTCCAGGCGTTCGCCAGGCCGCTGCCGCTGGGCGATACCACCGTGCTGCTGCAGCGGCGCGCCGACGTGCGCGCCGCCGAGCGCCGCCTGGCCGCGGCCACCGCGCGGGTCGGCGTGGCCACCGCCGACCTGTTTCCGCGGCTGTCGCTGACCGGCTTCGTCGGTTTCCTCGGCGGCGATGCCGGCGGCCTGGTCAATGGCGCCAACAAGGCCTGGTCGCTGGTGCCATCGCTGCGCTGGAGCGCGTTCGACGTGGGCAGCGTGCGCGCGCGGCTGCGCGCCAGCCGCGCCCAGGCCGACGGCGCGGCGGCCGAGTACGAGAAGACCGTGCTGCTGGCGCTGGAGGATGCCGAGAACGCGCTGGCACGCTACGCCAGGCAGCAGGCGCGACTGCTGATCGTGGCCGAACAGGCCCAAGCCGCGCGTCGTGCGCAGGCGCTGGCGCAGGTCCGTTACCGCGAGGGCTCGGCCGATTTCCTGGCGCTGCTCGACGCGCAGCGCAGCCAGTTGGCGGCCGACGATGCGCTGGCCGACGCCGAGGCCGGGGTCAATGTCAGCGTGGTGGCGGTGTACAAGGCGCTCGGCGGCTGGGGCCAGGTCTCGGCCACCGCACCGTCGGTCGCGGTGGTCGAAACGCACTGA
- a CDS encoding short-chain dehydrogenase, with the protein MTTQHNKIALVTGATRGIGLETVRQLARAGVHTLLAGRQRDTALALALQLQAEGLPVEALQLDVTDAASIDAAVRDVEQRHGRLDILVNNAGVLLEDPSLPPSAQPLDTWRRTFDTNVHALVAVTQAFLPLLRRSAAGRIVNVSSILGSQALHADPGSPIYDFKVPAYNASKAAVNNWTLSLAYELRGTPIKVNTVHPGYVRTDMNAGAGEIDVADGARSSVQMALLGADGPSGSFTHLGQVLPW; encoded by the coding sequence ATGACTACCCAACACAACAAGATCGCGCTGGTCACCGGCGCCACCCGTGGCATCGGCCTGGAAACGGTGCGCCAGCTGGCCCGCGCCGGCGTGCATACGCTGCTCGCCGGCCGCCAGCGCGACACCGCGCTGGCACTGGCACTGCAACTGCAGGCCGAAGGGCTGCCGGTGGAGGCGCTGCAACTGGACGTCACCGATGCCGCCAGCATCGATGCGGCGGTGCGCGATGTCGAGCAGCGCCACGGCCGGCTCGACATCCTGGTCAACAACGCCGGCGTGCTGCTGGAAGACCCGTCGCTGCCACCGTCGGCGCAGCCGCTCGATACCTGGCGCCGGACCTTCGACACCAACGTGCATGCGCTGGTGGCCGTCACCCAGGCGTTCCTGCCGCTGCTGCGGCGCTCGGCGGCCGGGCGCATCGTCAACGTGTCGAGCATCCTCGGCTCGCAGGCGTTGCATGCCGATCCCGGCTCGCCCATCTACGACTTCAAGGTGCCGGCCTACAACGCGTCCAAGGCGGCGGTGAACAACTGGACCCTGTCGCTGGCGTACGAACTGCGCGGCACGCCGATCAAGGTCAACACCGTGCACCCGGGCTACGTGCGGACCGACATGAACGCGGGCGCGGGCGAGATCGACGTCGCCGACGGCGCGCGCTCCAGCGTGCAGATGGCGCTGCTCGGCGCGGACGGGCCGAGCGGCAGCTTCACCCATCTCGGGCAGGTGCTGCCATGGTGA